A region from the Candidatus Magasanikbacteria bacterium genome encodes:
- the tig gene encoding trigger factor, with amino-acid sequence MDYSTKKLPKSQLQLNVTVAPEDYKKQLEEAGKRVSKKVNIKGFRKGNVPLDVLKKEVGEMALLQEAVNHIIQETFVEIIKKEELESIGQPEINIEKMAPKNDLVYKAVVSLLPKIKLAETKSVKAKLEKKEITDKQVDETIDSLRKTQAVEVSKTGKAKGEDKLLIDMDMFLDKVPVDGGQSKNYQVYLSEPHYIKGFNEQIVGLKKGDKKEFTLKFPKDHYQKMLAGKKVGFKVKVNEVFERQFPELNEGFAVKLGQKTVEELKTTIKKNLQTEADHKADQSFEIEILDKMIEKTKFDEIPELLIDNEKQKIFYELQRDIEKNGITIEQYLQDIKKTEKELFKDFKAQAEKRAKAALLSREIAIENDIKAEKEEIDAEIATMKKMYKHEEEYMKNLEKPEVRGTIANMVQNRKVMKWLKDQIIK; translated from the coding sequence ATGGATTATTCAACCAAAAAACTTCCGAAGTCTCAGCTTCAATTAAATGTGACTGTAGCTCCAGAAGATTACAAAAAACAGCTTGAAGAAGCTGGAAAAAGAGTTTCTAAAAAAGTAAATATAAAAGGATTTCGCAAGGGAAATGTACCTTTAGATGTTTTGAAAAAAGAAGTTGGTGAAATGGCACTTTTACAAGAGGCAGTAAACCACATAATTCAGGAAACTTTTGTAGAAATTATCAAAAAAGAAGAGTTAGAAAGTATAGGGCAACCTGAAATAAATATAGAAAAAATGGCACCAAAAAATGACTTGGTATATAAAGCTGTAGTGTCACTTTTACCAAAAATTAAGCTAGCTGAAACAAAATCTGTAAAAGCAAAGTTAGAAAAAAAGGAAATTACAGACAAACAAGTAGATGAAACAATCGATTCACTTCGTAAAACGCAGGCCGTAGAAGTGTCAAAAACAGGAAAAGCAAAAGGAGAGGACAAGCTTTTGATAGATATGGATATGTTTTTGGACAAAGTTCCTGTTGACGGAGGACAAAGCAAAAACTACCAAGTTTACTTAAGCGAACCTCACTATATAAAAGGTTTCAACGAACAAATAGTTGGACTAAAAAAAGGTGATAAAAAGGAATTTACACTTAAATTTCCAAAAGATCACTACCAAAAAATGCTTGCTGGAAAAAAAGTTGGTTTCAAAGTAAAGGTAAATGAAGTTTTTGAAAGACAATTTCCAGAATTAAACGAAGGGTTTGCTGTAAAACTTGGACAAAAAACTGTAGAAGAGTTGAAAACAACAATTAAAAAGAATCTGCAAACAGAAGCAGATCACAAAGCAGATCAATCTTTTGAGATAGAAATTTTGGATAAAATGATTGAAAAAACAAAATTTGATGAAATTCCAGAATTGTTGATTGACAATGAAAAACAGAAAATTTTCTATGAATTGCAACGCGATATTGAAAAAAACGGAATTACAATAGAACAATACTTGCAAGATATCAAAAAAACAGAGAAAGAACTGTTTAAAGATTTCAAAGCTCAAGCTGAAAAACGTGCAAAAGCAGCACTTTTATCTAGAGAAATCGCCATTGAAAATGATATAAAAGCTGAAAAAGAGGAAATTGATGCTGAGATTGCAACAATGAAAAAAATGTACAAACACGAGGAAGAATACATGAAAAACCTAGAAAAACCAGAAGTTCGTGGAACAATTGCGAATATGGTTCAAAATAGAAAAGTGATGAAATGGTTGAAAGATCAAATAATAAAGTAA
- a CDS encoding LysM peptidoglycan-binding domain-containing M23 family metallopeptidase — MRHKLYKIFLKFLRTLVLTKRAFFRIFKILKPFFEKIGQLYRSTLGFWVYKILFGVKRRTGKFNNPIKGSIAHFFGKRNTLQVVFFVVAIVVMIPHSSLYTQDSASVPGRNSVLYKMVGSGEQDFDMQEVIIDISAIQTPQDTRSWREASIVLETGATPQKVIIEKEGISGITAGGSAIAKPSIITGAEIPTIEAGRVDSRTEILNYEVQPGDVIGSIAQKFGLNTITVLWANGLTSRSYIRPGDKLKILPTDGVLHKVVSGDNISKIASKYSVKVDEIVEYNKLANASDIIVGEQLIVPGGVKPRAVYIPRPSSGNSVFRNVSAPPPSVSSPAGSEFVWPAGVRRITQYYGWRHTALDIAGPIGTPLYASKSGTVIKSKCGWNGGYGCYVILNHGGGVQTLYAHSSQLLVSYGEKVVQGQVIALMGSTGRSTGSHIHYEVRINGVRKNPLRYIK, encoded by the coding sequence ATGAGGCATAAATTATATAAAATATTTCTTAAATTTTTGCGTACCCTTGTTTTGACAAAGAGGGCTTTTTTTCGTATATTCAAAATATTGAAACCATTTTTTGAAAAAATTGGTCAACTTTATAGAAGTACACTAGGTTTTTGGGTTTATAAGATACTTTTTGGAGTAAAAAGAAGAACAGGAAAATTCAATAACCCAATAAAAGGATCAATAGCACATTTTTTTGGTAAGCGCAATACTCTGCAAGTTGTATTTTTTGTGGTTGCTATTGTGGTTATGATTCCTCATAGTTCACTTTATACTCAAGACAGTGCGTCTGTGCCTGGTAGAAATTCTGTACTTTATAAAATGGTAGGCTCTGGAGAACAGGATTTTGATATGCAAGAGGTAATTATAGATATTTCAGCAATTCAAACACCGCAAGACACTAGGAGTTGGCGTGAGGCATCTATTGTTTTGGAAACAGGTGCAACTCCACAAAAAGTTATTATAGAAAAAGAGGGTATTTCTGGAATTACTGCTGGAGGAAGTGCTATTGCAAAACCTTCAATTATTACAGGGGCAGAAATTCCAACAATTGAAGCGGGAAGAGTAGATTCTCGCACAGAAATTTTAAATTATGAAGTTCAGCCAGGAGATGTTATTGGTTCAATTGCACAGAAATTTGGGTTAAATACTATTACTGTTTTGTGGGCGAACGGATTAACTTCTCGTTCTTATATTCGCCCAGGCGATAAGTTGAAAATTTTACCAACTGACGGGGTTTTGCATAAGGTTGTAAGTGGAGATAATATTTCTAAAATTGCAAGCAAATACAGTGTAAAAGTAGATGAGATAGTAGAGTACAACAAGCTTGCGAATGCATCTGACATAATAGTAGGAGAACAGTTAATTGTTCCAGGTGGTGTAAAACCAAGAGCAGTTTATATTCCAAGACCTTCAAGCGGGAATTCTGTGTTTAGAAATGTTTCTGCTCCACCACCGTCTGTAAGCTCACCTGCTGGATCTGAATTTGTATGGCCTGCAGGGGTTCGTAGAATTACTCAATATTATGGTTGGCGTCATACTGCTTTGGATATTGCCGGGCCAATTGGAACACCGCTTTATGCATCAAAAAGTGGTACGGTTATAAAATCTAAGTGTGGATGGAATGGTGGTTATGGTTGTTATGTTATTTTGAACCACGGAGGCGGTGTGCAGACACTTTACGCGCATTCTTCACAACTCCTAGTTTCTTACGGGGAAAAGGTTGTGCAAGGGCAGGTAATTGCACTAATGGGTTCTACCGGTCGCTCTACTGGATCACATATTCATTATGAGGTTCGTATAAACGGAGTTAGGAAAAACCCACTAAGATATATCAAATAA
- a CDS encoding YifB family Mg chelatase-like AAA ATPase, with product MFCKINSAGVLGLGCAQIDVEVDVSGSWPGYQIVGLPDAAIQEAKERIRTAWKNAGLQFPSNHKIIVNLAPADVRKEGSHYDLPMAIGMFLASQKMKNTFDDSLFVGELALDGSVRSANGILPIALFAKKNNFKRLFVPAQNVKEAGLVSGIEIYSVSNFKELVEHITNIKKMEPVQPQNPEEWFTENLYELDMAHVKGQEFAKRALEIAASGAHNILLSGPPGSGKTLLARTFPSILPKMTLEEALEVTKIYSVSGNLFKKALITERPFRAPHHSASAVALVGGGRFPKPGEISMAHRGVLFLDEFPEFPRSVLENLRQPLEDGVVSISRAQGSLTFPAQFTLVASQNPCPCGYFSDPDRMCTCSPSQIAHYKKKISGPLLDRIDLHVEVPRVAFEKLSKNDLAETSKNIRVRVENARKKQSERFENLPYHTNSEMRTKDIREFCKLNDESKELLRQAVEKLHLSARSYYRILKLARTIADLENIDNLETKHIAEALQFRARVE from the coding sequence ATGTTTTGTAAAATTAATTCTGCAGGGGTTCTTGGTTTAGGATGTGCACAGATTGATGTAGAAGTGGATGTTTCTGGAAGTTGGCCCGGTTATCAAATAGTTGGTTTACCAGATGCTGCCATTCAGGAGGCAAAAGAAAGGATAAGGACAGCGTGGAAAAATGCTGGGTTGCAATTTCCTAGCAATCACAAAATAATTGTAAATTTGGCGCCAGCAGATGTGCGCAAAGAAGGTTCTCATTACGATTTACCGATGGCGATTGGGATGTTTTTGGCAAGCCAAAAAATGAAAAATACTTTTGATGATAGTTTGTTTGTGGGGGAATTGGCATTGGACGGAAGTGTTCGCTCTGCAAATGGCATACTTCCTATCGCGTTGTTTGCAAAAAAAAATAATTTTAAACGACTTTTTGTCCCAGCTCAAAATGTAAAAGAGGCTGGTCTTGTCTCTGGAATTGAAATTTATTCTGTTTCAAATTTTAAAGAATTGGTTGAACATATTACAAATATTAAAAAAATGGAGCCTGTGCAACCACAAAATCCGGAAGAATGGTTTACAGAAAATTTATACGAGCTCGACATGGCTCATGTAAAAGGACAAGAATTTGCAAAAAGAGCTTTAGAAATAGCAGCGAGTGGTGCTCACAACATACTTCTTTCTGGACCTCCTGGGTCTGGAAAAACACTTTTAGCCAGAACCTTCCCAAGTATTTTACCAAAAATGACTTTAGAAGAAGCTTTAGAGGTAACAAAAATTTATTCTGTTTCTGGAAATTTATTTAAAAAAGCTTTAATTACAGAGCGTCCATTTAGAGCTCCACATCATAGTGCTAGTGCAGTTGCACTAGTTGGTGGAGGTCGCTTTCCAAAACCCGGAGAAATTTCTATGGCACATCGTGGAGTACTATTTTTGGATGAATTCCCAGAGTTTCCGAGGTCTGTACTGGAAAATCTACGCCAACCACTCGAAGATGGTGTAGTGTCCATTTCTAGAGCACAAGGAAGCCTAACATTTCCAGCACAGTTTACACTTGTTGCAAGTCAAAATCCTTGTCCGTGTGGATATTTTAGCGACCCAGACAGAATGTGTACCTGCTCCCCTTCTCAAATTGCACATTACAAAAAGAAAATTAGCGGACCACTTTTGGATAGAATAGATTTGCATGTAGAAGTACCAAGAGTAGCATTTGAAAAATTATCAAAAAATGATCTAGCAGAAACATCTAAAAATATTCGTGTACGCGTTGAAAATGCAAGAAAAAAACAAAGTGAGCGTTTTGAAAATTTGCCTTATCACACAAATAGCGAAATGCGTACAAAAGATATCCGTGAATTTTGTAAATTAAACGATGAATCCAAAGAATTACTAAGACAGGCCGTAGAAAAATTACATCTTTCTGCACGAAGTTACTATAGAATTTTGAAACTTGCTAGAACTATTGCAGATCTGGAAAATATAGATAATCTTGAGACTAAGCACATTGCAGAAGCATTACAATTTAGAGCGAGGGTTGAATAG
- a CDS encoding signal peptidase II, with protein MALSKQKILCAKMLLGATFLSGFFLFLDQSLKSMAVNNPSKSYYLIKNIVGWEYYENYGIAFSLPMPKFLLITFIPIIIASLIIFLMKTKKKKFWLIFGTSLVIAGAISNLIDRVFLGFVVDYFRVFTSVINIADIMIIVGGLILVVPSLKKKQ; from the coding sequence ATGGCTTTAAGCAAGCAAAAAATACTCTGTGCAAAAATGCTTTTAGGAGCAACTTTTTTATCTGGGTTTTTTTTGTTTTTGGATCAGAGTCTAAAAAGTATGGCTGTAAACAATCCATCTAAAAGCTATTATTTAATTAAAAATATAGTCGGGTGGGAATATTATGAAAACTATGGCATTGCTTTTAGTCTTCCTATGCCAAAATTCTTGCTAATCACATTTATACCAATTATAATTGCAAGTTTAATTATTTTTCTAATGAAAACCAAGAAAAAAAAGTTTTGGCTTATTTTTGGAACATCTCTTGTTATTGCAGGAGCCATCTCAAATTTAATAGATCGTGTATTTCTTGGTTTTGTGGTAGATTACTTTAGGGTGTTCACATCGGTTATAAATATAGCGGATATTATGATAATAGTAGGGGGGCTGATACTTGTAGTTCCGAGCTTAAAGAAAAAGCAATAA
- a CDS encoding TraR/DksA family transcriptional regulator: MHDPKFVGEIKEKLLKDKTRLERELSKFTRKNPKIKGDFEANYPEYGDDEDDNVQEMEQYAVNKPLEINLEKLLRDVNKALTSIEKRSYGICKYCDKPIDKRRLRARPTSGSCVSCKKTIKEEA; encoded by the coding sequence ATGCATGATCCAAAATTTGTAGGGGAAATAAAAGAAAAATTACTAAAAGATAAGACTCGTTTAGAAAGAGAGCTTTCTAAATTTACTCGTAAAAATCCTAAGATAAAAGGAGATTTTGAGGCAAACTATCCAGAATATGGAGATGATGAAGATGATAATGTGCAAGAAATGGAGCAATATGCTGTAAACAAGCCTTTGGAGATAAACTTGGAAAAGTTGTTGCGCGACGTAAACAAAGCACTAACTTCAATAGAGAAAAGGTCTTATGGTATTTGTAAATACTGCGACAAACCTATAGACAAAAGAAGACTACGAGCACGACCAACTTCAGGATCTTGTGTTAGTTGTAAAAAAACAATCAAAGAAGAAGCTTAA
- a CDS encoding ribonucleotide-diphosphate reductase subunit beta — protein sequence MKSILNNSTTDPNKILPFQYPWARVHYKAGVANNWVPEEVPMQQDVELWKKQGGLSKEERRMIMWNLGFFSTAESLTANNIVLAVYRHVTNPECRQYLLRQAYEEAVHTDTFIYCCDSLGLDPEEIYNMYITVPSIKAKDDFVVNITTSIFDPNFETNTTENMQKFVYDLIGYYVVMEGIFFYAGFAMMLSLLRQNKMVGVGEQFQYILRDESVHLAFGVDLINTIISENPEIWTEAFKNSVSNTIQEAVKLEEAYVDDCLPRGILGLQPEIIKEYVRHIADRRLERINLPKVYNDQNPFPWMSEIIDLKKEKNFFETRVTEYQNAGSLDW from the coding sequence ATGAAAAGTATATTAAACAATTCAACGACCGATCCAAATAAAATACTGCCCTTTCAATATCCTTGGGCAAGAGTTCATTACAAAGCTGGTGTTGCAAACAATTGGGTTCCAGAAGAGGTACCAATGCAACAAGATGTAGAGCTTTGGAAAAAACAAGGTGGACTTAGCAAGGAAGAGCGTAGAATGATAATGTGGAATTTGGGATTTTTCTCTACCGCCGAGAGTTTGACTGCAAATAATATCGTTTTGGCAGTTTACAGACATGTCACAAATCCAGAATGTCGTCAATATCTACTTCGCCAAGCATACGAGGAAGCCGTTCACACCGATACTTTTATATATTGTTGTGATTCTTTGGGATTAGATCCAGAAGAAATTTACAATATGTACATCACTGTTCCAAGTATAAAAGCCAAAGATGATTTTGTGGTAAATATTACAACATCGATCTTTGATCCAAATTTTGAGACAAACACAACGGAAAATATGCAAAAATTTGTATACGATTTGATTGGATATTATGTTGTAATGGAAGGAATTTTCTTTTACGCTGGTTTTGCGATGATGCTTTCCCTACTTCGCCAAAACAAAATGGTTGGTGTTGGTGAGCAGTTTCAATATATTTTGCGAGATGAATCTGTACATTTAGCTTTTGGAGTGGATTTGATAAATACAATTATTTCTGAAAATCCAGAAATTTGGACAGAAGCGTTTAAAAATTCTGTTTCAAATACAATTCAAGAAGCTGTAAAATTAGAAGAAGCTTATGTTGACGATTGCCTACCAAGAGGAATTTTAGGATTACAACCAGAAATTATCAAAGAATATGTTCGCCACATTGCAGACCGAAGATTGGAGCGAATAAATTTACCAAAAGTTTATAATGACCAAAATCCATTTCCGTGGATGAGTGAAATTATTGACCTAAAAAAAGAAAAAAATTTCTTTGAAACAAGAGTGACAGAATACCAAAACGCAGGAAGTTTAGATTGGTAA
- a CDS encoding ribonucleoside-diphosphate reductase subunit alpha, with product MNIPLIKKRDGSMQEFNPEKIHSAVYKAFNASRVSFGTEILKKITETTIQNLQQIEGTPTVEQVQNIVEQVLMENNFYTVAKSYIIYRYEHAKNRKIEKEEVIKKIETDSLMVTKKSGEKQAFSIEKLKKYIEICAEDKNLIDVDGIAHQCRSEIYENIPTSEISKALILCARSYIERDPAYSKLASTMLLKDVYKEVLEDNFDFNNLKDVHTKTFKEKIKKGVEIERLNAKLLLFDFGFLSSQIDLSRDKNIEYLGMQTLYDRYFLRNPETKEVLETPQMFWMRVAMGLALSETNYNEKAVEFYNIMSQLLFVPSTPTLFHAGTTHPQLSSCYITKVEDSLSHIFKSISDNAQMSKWSGGIGNDWTSLRGMGALIRGTGVESQGVVPFLKIANDTTVAINRSGRRRGATCAYLEAWHIDFEDFLELRKNTGDERRRTHDMNTASWIPDLFMKRVRGSMEWTLFSPDETPELHEIYGKEFEEIYGKYEQKAKNGEIKLFKTMKASDLWKKMISMLFETGHPWITFKDPCNVRSPQDHVGVIHSSNLCTEITLNTSKDETAVCNLGSVNLARHTENGFLDKVLLEKTVKTAMRMLDNVIDLNFYPTIEGENSNKKHRPIGLGVMGYQYALYNLNISFDSEENIKFADESMELISYFAISTSTTLAKEKGAYPTFRGSKWDRGIMPIDTITLLEEERGEKINVNRDSKLDWNKVRELIKENGMRNSNCMAVAPTATISNIAGCSPTIEPIYKNIYVKSNMSGEFTIVNSYLIDELKKLNLWNSEMLNELKRYDGNISNIDAIPKEIRAKYKEVFEIDSSWLIKVAAHRGKWIDQSQSMNIFIKGTSGKKISDTYQFAWEMGLKTTYYLRSLAATHVEKSTLDIKKQDLTKSEIETTPKPTESTVPEPQLCRIEDPECESCQ from the coding sequence ATGAATATCCCACTCATAAAAAAGCGCGACGGATCTATGCAAGAATTTAATCCTGAAAAAATTCACAGCGCAGTTTACAAAGCTTTCAATGCTTCTCGTGTTTCTTTTGGCACAGAAATTTTGAAAAAAATAACTGAAACTACAATTCAAAATTTACAACAAATAGAAGGCACGCCGACTGTAGAGCAAGTTCAAAATATTGTTGAGCAAGTTTTAATGGAAAATAATTTCTATACAGTTGCAAAATCATACATTATATATAGGTACGAACATGCAAAAAATAGAAAAATTGAAAAAGAAGAAGTAATAAAAAAAATAGAAACAGATAGCTTGATGGTCACAAAAAAAAGTGGCGAAAAACAAGCTTTTTCAATAGAAAAATTGAAAAAATATATAGAAATCTGTGCAGAAGATAAAAATTTAATAGATGTGGACGGAATAGCTCATCAATGTAGATCAGAAATTTATGAAAACATACCTACTTCTGAAATTTCAAAAGCTCTTATTCTGTGCGCACGCTCTTATATAGAAAGAGATCCAGCGTATTCAAAATTGGCTTCAACAATGTTGTTGAAAGATGTTTACAAAGAAGTTTTGGAAGATAACTTTGATTTTAATAATTTGAAAGATGTTCATACAAAAACTTTCAAAGAAAAAATTAAAAAAGGTGTAGAAATAGAAAGATTAAATGCAAAACTACTATTATTTGATTTTGGCTTTTTGAGCTCACAAATTGATTTATCTCGTGATAAAAATATTGAATATCTAGGGATGCAAACTTTATACGATAGATATTTTTTGCGAAATCCGGAAACAAAAGAAGTTTTGGAAACACCGCAAATGTTTTGGATGCGTGTGGCAATGGGGCTAGCTTTGAGCGAAACTAATTACAATGAAAAAGCTGTTGAATTTTACAATATAATGTCTCAACTGCTTTTTGTACCATCTACTCCCACTCTTTTTCACGCTGGCACAACTCACCCACAACTTAGCTCTTGTTATATTACAAAAGTTGAAGATTCTTTAAGTCATATTTTCAAATCAATCTCTGATAACGCTCAAATGTCCAAATGGTCTGGCGGAATTGGAAACGACTGGACAAGTCTGCGTGGAATGGGTGCTCTTATCCGCGGAACTGGCGTAGAAAGCCAAGGTGTAGTGCCATTTTTGAAAATTGCAAACGACACAACAGTTGCAATAAATAGAAGTGGTCGCAGACGCGGTGCAACTTGTGCTTATTTGGAAGCTTGGCACATTGATTTTGAGGATTTTCTAGAACTTCGCAAAAATACTGGAGACGAAAGACGCAGAACTCACGATATGAATACTGCCAGCTGGATTCCAGATTTATTTATGAAAAGAGTAAGGGGCAGTATGGAATGGACACTTTTTTCACCAGACGAAACTCCAGAATTACATGAAATTTATGGAAAAGAGTTCGAAGAAATTTATGGAAAATATGAACAAAAAGCAAAAAATGGTGAAATAAAACTATTCAAAACAATGAAAGCGTCTGATTTGTGGAAAAAAATGATTTCAATGCTTTTTGAGACTGGACACCCTTGGATTACTTTCAAAGATCCTTGCAATGTTCGTTCTCCGCAAGATCATGTTGGTGTAATTCACTCATCAAACTTGTGTACAGAAATTACACTTAACACATCTAAAGATGAAACTGCAGTTTGTAATTTAGGTTCAGTAAATTTGGCACGTCATACTGAAAATGGATTTTTAGACAAAGTTCTCTTGGAAAAAACTGTAAAAACTGCAATGAGAATGCTAGATAATGTAATAGATTTAAACTTTTACCCAACAATTGAAGGAGAAAATTCAAATAAAAAACACAGACCAATTGGTTTGGGTGTAATGGGTTATCAATATGCACTTTATAACTTAAATATTTCATTTGATTCCGAAGAAAATATAAAATTTGCAGATGAAAGTATGGAACTTATCTCATATTTTGCAATTTCTACCTCAACAACTTTGGCAAAAGAAAAAGGAGCTTACCCTACTTTCCGTGGTTCAAAATGGGATAGAGGAATTATGCCGATTGATACAATTACACTTTTAGAAGAAGAGCGTGGTGAAAAAATAAATGTAAACAGAGATTCAAAATTGGATTGGAATAAAGTGCGTGAATTGATAAAAGAAAACGGAATGCGGAATTCAAATTGTATGGCAGTCGCGCCAACTGCAACAATTTCAAATATTGCAGGATGTTCTCCAACAATTGAACCTATTTACAAAAATATTTATGTAAAGTCAAATATGAGTGGCGAGTTTACAATTGTGAATTCGTATTTGATAGATGAATTGAAAAAACTAAATTTGTGGAATAGTGAAATGCTAAATGAATTGAAAAGATATGATGGAAATATCTCAAATATAGATGCAATTCCAAAAGAAATTCGTGCAAAATACAAAGAAGTTTTTGAGATTGATTCTAGTTGGCTTATAAAAGTAGCCGCTCACCGCGGGAAATGGATAGACCAAAGTCAATCTATGAATATTTTTATCAAAGGAACTTCTGGTAAAAAAATATCCGATACATATCAATTTGCTTGGGAAATGGGGTTGAAAACTACTTATTATCTGCGTTCCCTCGCAGCAACTCATGTTGAAAAAAGTACACTTGATATCAAAAAACAAGATTTAACAAAATCAGAAATAGAAACAACACCAAAACCTACTGAATCAACAGTTCCAGAGCCACAATTGTGTAGAATTGAAGATCCGGAATGTGAATCATGCCAATAA
- a CDS encoding SPFH domain-containing protein, with the protein MNQALLAIFTPIIAAITGLFKIISSVGEGERGIVLRFGKARCDEKGNPRIFEPGIVWLLPFADTIHIRHIKQQTIHFKGQRIILKNQLSFYVSAVVIFRINEVYKALFEIENVDASIEDLCMGILRDVLSKRDHKTISETKKIADELLKEVKSRAEEWGVEFIQFNLTNCDPTPETANVIILETGTRIRLDALKKFTKESKEVLEGLNPNLAAVLIGAPLVATVSKSDEKNKS; encoded by the coding sequence ATGAATCAAGCATTACTTGCAATTTTCACACCAATAATTGCAGCGATCACAGGTCTTTTTAAAATAATTTCTTCTGTTGGAGAAGGTGAGCGAGGAATAGTTCTTCGTTTTGGTAAGGCAAGATGCGATGAAAAAGGAAATCCAAGAATTTTTGAACCAGGTATCGTTTGGTTGCTGCCTTTTGCAGACACAATTCACATACGACACATAAAACAGCAAACTATTCATTTCAAAGGTCAGCGAATTATATTGAAAAACCAGCTATCTTTTTATGTAAGTGCTGTTGTAATTTTTAGAATAAACGAAGTTTACAAAGCTCTTTTTGAAATTGAAAATGTAGATGCTTCTATTGAGGATCTTTGTATGGGAATTTTGCGGGATGTACTCTCTAAGCGAGATCACAAGACTATTTCTGAGACGAAAAAAATAGCAGACGAACTTTTAAAAGAAGTAAAATCTAGAGCAGAAGAATGGGGTGTTGAGTTTATTCAGTTTAACCTCACAAATTGTGATCCAACTCCAGAAACTGCAAATGTAATTATTTTGGAAACAGGCACAAGGATAAGGTTGGACGCTTTGAAAAAGTTTACAAAAGAATCCAAAGAAGTTTTAGAAGGTTTAAATCCAAATTTGGCTGCAGTTTTGATCGGTGCACCGCTAGTTGCAACAGTTTCAAAGTCAGACGAAAAAAATAAGAGCTAG
- the ruvB gene encoding Holliday junction branch migration DNA helicase RuvB, with protein sequence MEDKFDAINISDERLVSAEHSEDEEEERIEVNLRPSSLFDFVGQDNIKKQLHISMEAAKQRDEPIEHVLLYGNPGLGKTTLAHIISNEMNSNIKLTAGPALERVGDLAAILSNLERGDVLFIDEIHRMNKTIEEVLYSAMEDYALDIIVGKGPAARTLRMPLERFTIIGATTKMNLLSGPLRDRFGHVFHLNFYEHKDIDKIINRNAEILDVTMEPGISMKISERSRRTPRVANRLLKRVRDYAQVKNDGNIDETVIRSAFEMLGVDNYGLDEVDRKILSAIIEKFKGGPVGLGTLAASVAEDIETMETIYEPYLLQIGMLDRTPRGRTATHIAKKHIGNTDPTLF encoded by the coding sequence ATGGAAGATAAATTTGACGCAATAAATATATCAGACGAACGGCTAGTTTCGGCTGAGCATTCGGAAGATGAAGAAGAGGAGAGAATAGAGGTAAATTTACGACCGTCTAGTCTTTTTGACTTTGTAGGGCAGGACAACATCAAAAAACAGCTTCATATTTCTATGGAGGCTGCCAAGCAAAGAGATGAGCCAATTGAACATGTTTTACTTTATGGAAATCCTGGATTGGGTAAAACCACACTTGCTCACATTATTTCGAATGAAATGAACTCAAACATAAAGTTGACGGCTGGCCCAGCGTTAGAGAGAGTTGGGGATTTGGCTGCAATTTTATCAAATTTGGAGCGTGGAGATGTTTTGTTTATAGACGAAATTCACAGAATGAATAAGACTATTGAGGAGGTTCTTTATAGCGCTATGGAAGATTATGCACTGGATATTATTGTAGGAAAAGGTCCAGCAGCGAGAACACTGCGAATGCCGTTAGAGAGGTTTACAATAATTGGTGCAACTACAAAAATGAATTTACTTTCCGGACCGCTTCGCGATAGGTTTGGACATGTTTTTCATTTAAATTTTTACGAACACAAAGATATAGATAAAATTATAAACAGAAATGCAGAAATTTTAGATGTAACAATGGAACCTGGGATAAGTATGAAAATTTCAGAGAGATCTCGTAGAACACCTCGTGTTGCAAACAGACTTTTGAAGAGGGTTCGTGATTATGCACAAGTAAAAAATGATGGAAATATAGACGAAACAGTAATAAGGTCTGCTTTTGAAATGCTTGGTGTAGACAACTACGGGCTAGATGAAGTAGATAGAAAAATATTGTCTGCAATTATAGAAAAATTCAAAGGCGGACCTGTTGGTTTGGGAACCTTGGCAGCATCTGTTGCAGAAGATATAGAAACAATGGAGACAATTTATGAGCCATATTTATTGCAAATAGGCATGTTAGACAGGACACCGAGAGGTAGAACAGCGACACATATTGCAAAAAAACATATTGGAAATACAGATCCAACACTTTTTTAG